The following coding sequences are from one Seonamhaeicola sp. ML3 window:
- the mraY gene encoding phospho-N-acetylmuramoyl-pentapeptide-transferase gives MLYYLFEYLEKQFQFPGATLFGFITFRAALAMILSLLISTIYGKRIIRFLQRKQMGETIRDLGLAGQAEKAGTPTMGGIIIILATLIPVLLLSKLENIYIILLIVTTLWMGVIGFLDDYIKKFKNNKEGLKGRFKVIGQVGLGLIVGLTMYFHQDVVIKEKLPIAEQQQIREANPDAKESAFFMPEAKSTKTTIPFVKKNEFDYADLITWIHPDLSKYTWIIFIIAAIFIITAVSNGANLTDGIDGLAAGTSAIIVLTLGIFAWVSGNIIFSDYLNIMYIPKVEEITIYIAAFVGALIGFLWYNTFPAQVFMGDTGSLTIGGIIAVIAIAVRKEWLIPVLCGIFLAENLSVVMQVSWFKYTKKKYGEGRRIFKMSPLHHHYQKLGYHESKISTRFWIIGILLAILSIVTLKIR, from the coding sequence ATGTTATACTACCTATTTGAATATTTAGAAAAACAATTTCAGTTTCCGGGAGCTACGCTATTTGGGTTTATAACCTTTAGAGCGGCTTTAGCCATGATATTGTCTTTGCTTATTTCAACCATATATGGTAAAAGAATCATACGTTTTCTTCAAAGAAAGCAAATGGGTGAGACCATTCGTGATTTAGGTTTGGCTGGTCAAGCTGAAAAGGCTGGTACACCTACTATGGGGGGAATCATCATCATTCTAGCTACGCTTATTCCGGTCTTGTTGCTGTCTAAATTAGAGAATATTTACATCATTCTTTTGATTGTTACGACATTGTGGATGGGGGTTATAGGATTCTTGGATGATTATATTAAAAAGTTTAAAAACAATAAGGAAGGGCTAAAAGGAAGGTTTAAGGTTATTGGGCAGGTTGGCTTAGGGTTGATTGTGGGTTTAACTATGTACTTCCATCAAGATGTTGTTATCAAAGAGAAGTTGCCAATTGCTGAGCAGCAACAAATAAGAGAAGCTAATCCGGATGCTAAAGAATCGGCGTTCTTTATGCCAGAAGCCAAATCAACAAAAACGACCATTCCTTTTGTAAAGAAAAATGAGTTTGATTATGCTGATTTAATTACCTGGATTCATCCAGATTTATCCAAGTATACTTGGATAATATTTATTATAGCAGCCATTTTTATTATTACCGCCGTTTCAAATGGCGCCAATCTCACCGATGGAATTGATGGTTTGGCAGCAGGAACGTCCGCAATCATTGTGCTTACTTTAGGAATTTTCGCTTGGGTTTCTGGTAATATCATTTTCTCAGATTACCTAAACATTATGTATATACCGAAAGTTGAAGAAATAACAATTTATATAGCGGCTTTTGTAGGAGCCTTAATTGGGTTTTTGTGGTACAACACTTTTCCAGCGCAAGTGTTTATGGGAGATACGGGAAGTTTAACTATTGGGGGAATTATAGCTGTTATTGCTATAGCAGTTAGAAAGGAGTGGTTAATTCCGGTGTTATGCGGCATCTTTTTAGCAGAAAATTTATCGGTTGTCATGCAAGTGAGCTGGTTTAAATACACCAAAAAGAAATATGGCGAAGGACGAAGAATTTTCAAAATGTCGCCATTGCATCACCATTATCAGAAGTTAGGGTATCATGAAAGTAAGATTTCAACACGCTTTTGGATTATAGGAATATTGCTAGCCATACTCTCGATAGTAACATTGAAGATTAGATAA
- the murD gene encoding UDP-N-acetylmuramoyl-L-alanine--D-glutamate ligase yields the protein MKKLVVLGGGESGVGTALLAKEKGYKVFVSDKGPIKEKYKEVLIHNEIEWEDQTHSEDKILDADVVMKSPGIPDKVALIKKIRAKGITVVSEIEFASMFTSATVVGITGSNGKTTTASLTHHILKQEIEVGLAGNIGDSFAKQVLEENHPNYVLEISSFQLDDIIDFKPHIAVITNITPDHLDRYDYQFENYIKSKFRIAENQTKDDYLIYDADDEVVVNHLKNHPVQSTLLPFSLEKVIENGAYLDKDNIKLTIDKKQFIMPTANLTLEGKHNVKNAMAASTVAHLLKIRKQTIRESLENFQGVEHRLEHVLKINKVQYINDSKATNVNATYFALESMDAPTVWIVGGVDKGNNYEELFPFVNEKVKAIICLGVDNEKLMSTFGNMVDVIIETQYMSEAVKIAYKVADSGDNVLLSPACASFDLFENYEDRGRQFKNAVRNL from the coding sequence ATGAAAAAGCTAGTAGTGCTAGGCGGAGGAGAAAGTGGTGTAGGTACGGCACTTTTAGCAAAGGAAAAAGGATATAAAGTATTTGTTTCCGATAAGGGGCCAATTAAAGAAAAATATAAAGAGGTTCTTATACATAATGAGATTGAATGGGAAGATCAAACGCATTCTGAAGATAAAATTCTAGATGCTGATGTTGTGATGAAAAGCCCTGGAATCCCTGATAAAGTTGCTTTGATAAAGAAAATTAGGGCTAAGGGAATTACCGTGGTTTCAGAAATTGAATTTGCTTCTATGTTTACCAGTGCAACTGTAGTTGGGATTACTGGTAGTAACGGTAAAACCACAACGGCAAGTTTAACGCATCACATTTTAAAACAGGAAATAGAAGTAGGTCTTGCAGGTAATATTGGTGACAGTTTTGCAAAACAGGTTTTGGAAGAGAATCATCCAAACTATGTCCTAGAGATAAGTAGTTTTCAGTTAGATGATATCATCGATTTTAAACCGCATATCGCTGTTATTACTAACATCACTCCAGATCATTTGGATCGATATGATTATCAGTTTGAAAATTATATCAAGTCCAAATTCAGAATTGCAGAAAATCAAACCAAGGATGATTATTTGATTTATGATGCCGATGATGAGGTTGTTGTTAATCACTTAAAAAATCACCCGGTTCAATCTACATTATTGCCATTTTCATTAGAAAAAGTGATTGAAAACGGAGCCTATTTAGATAAGGATAATATAAAACTAACAATAGATAAGAAACAATTTATTATGCCAACAGCAAATTTAACATTAGAGGGAAAGCACAACGTAAAAAATGCAATGGCTGCGTCAACTGTAGCGCATTTGCTTAAAATAAGAAAGCAAACTATTAGAGAGAGTTTAGAAAACTTTCAAGGTGTAGAACATCGTTTAGAGCACGTGTTGAAAATAAATAAGGTACAGTACATAAATGATTCTAAGGCAACCAATGTGAATGCTACATATTTTGCTTTAGAGAGCATGGATGCGCCAACGGTTTGGATTGTTGGTGGCGTTGATAAAGGAAATAATTATGAAGAGTTATTTCCGTTTGTAAACGAAAAAGTAAAAGCCATAATCTGCTTGGGTGTTGATAATGAAAAGCTGATGAGTACGTTTGGAAATATGGTGGACGTAATCATTGAAACGCAGTATATGAGCGAAGCTGTGAAGATAGCTTACAAGGTGGCTGATTCAGGAGATAACGTATTATTGTCTCCAGCATGTGCAAGTTTCGATTTGTTTGAAAATTATGAAGACCGAGGACGTCAATTTAAAAACGCCGTACGTAATTTATAA
- a CDS encoding FtsW/RodA/SpoVE family cell cycle protein → MQTLFKNIKGDRLIWAIVALLAILSFLPVYSAASNLAYKGGESNTFAFFVKHFMHLFLGFAIMYGVHKIPYRYFRGLSLVMIPVVLVLLGVTMMQGTVIEGANASRWIRIPFVGMSFQTSTLASVVLMVYVARYMSKVKDKAITFKESILPLWLPVFLVLGLILPSNFSTAAIIFLMVIVLTFLGGYPLRYLALIIGSGLIMLTMFVLVARAFPEAMPNRVDTWMSRLENFSNGEDTEADYQIEKAKIAIASGGINGVGPGKSIQKNFLPQSSSDFIFAIIIEEYGLLGGIIIMVLYMWLLFRIVIAAQKSETVFGKLLVLGVGIPIVFQALINMAVAVELFPVTGQTLPLISSGGTSIWMTCLAIGIILSVSAKREEIKQKENIEENPLEILSETI, encoded by the coding sequence GTGCAAACACTGTTTAAAAACATAAAAGGGGACCGTTTAATTTGGGCAATTGTGGCGTTGTTGGCTATATTATCATTTTTGCCCGTGTATAGTGCTGCCAGTAATTTGGCATATAAAGGCGGCGAGAGCAATACCTTTGCTTTCTTTGTGAAGCACTTTATGCACTTGTTTTTAGGGTTTGCTATTATGTACGGTGTACACAAAATTCCGTATAGGTATTTTAGAGGGCTTTCTTTGGTTATGATTCCGGTGGTCTTGGTGCTATTGGGGGTAACTATGATGCAAGGAACAGTAATTGAAGGAGCAAATGCAAGTAGATGGATACGAATTCCGTTTGTTGGGATGTCTTTCCAAACATCAACTCTAGCTTCAGTTGTTTTGATGGTTTATGTGGCAAGGTATATGTCTAAAGTGAAGGACAAGGCAATCACTTTTAAAGAATCTATACTACCGCTTTGGTTACCAGTGTTTTTAGTTCTGGGGCTAATATTGCCATCTAACTTTTCTACGGCGGCTATTATTTTCCTAATGGTGATTGTCTTGACTTTTCTAGGAGGTTACCCATTAAGATATTTGGCCTTAATTATTGGTTCAGGGTTGATCATGTTAACCATGTTTGTTTTGGTGGCAAGGGCTTTTCCGGAAGCTATGCCCAATAGGGTGGATACTTGGATGAGCAGGTTAGAAAATTTTTCCAACGGTGAAGACACTGAAGCCGATTACCAAATTGAAAAAGCTAAAATAGCTATTGCTTCAGGAGGAATTAATGGCGTAGGACCTGGAAAGAGTATTCAAAAGAACTTTTTGCCGCAATCATCGTCAGATTTCATATTCGCTATCATTATAGAAGAGTACGGTTTATTAGGTGGAATCATTATTATGGTTTTATACATGTGGTTATTGTTTAGGATTGTAATCGCTGCACAAAAATCGGAAACCGTTTTTGGTAAGTTGTTGGTGTTGGGAGTTGGTATACCTATCGTTTTTCAGGCGTTGATTAATATGGCTGTTGCGGTGGAGTTATTTCCGGTGACAGGTCAAACTTTACCATTAATCAGTAGTGGTGGAACATCCATTTGGATGACTTGTCTAGCCATTGGAATTATATTAAGTGTGAGTGCTAAAAGAGAAGAAATAAAACAAAAAGAAAATATAGAGGAGAATCCGTTAGAAATTTTAAGTGAAACTATTTAA
- the murG gene encoding undecaprenyldiphospho-muramoylpentapeptide beta-N-acetylglucosaminyltransferase, with amino-acid sequence MNRKSGHRIILSGGGTGGHIYPAIAIANELKSRYPDAEFLFVGANDRMEMEKVPQAGYEIKGLWISGIQRKLTLKNLSFPFKVISSLWKARKIIKSFKPDVAIGTGGFASGPLLYVAASKNIPSLIQEQNSYPGITNKLLAKKAKKICVAYDNLERFFPSNKTIKTGNPVRQDLLDVDSKTVDAKNHFNLKHGKYTLLVLGGSLGARRINELIEKELDFFDTQNIQIIWQCGKLYYQQYKIYNNTKNVQVYEFLNDMASAYAAADVVISRAGASSVSELCIVGKPVIFIPSPNVAEDHQTKNAMAIVDKDAAMIIKEEDLEVDFENKFSQLLASSEKQKELGENIKKLALVNATKEIVDEVEKLLRN; translated from the coding sequence TTGAATCGTAAATCAGGACATAGAATCATATTATCAGGAGGTGGAACAGGAGGTCATATCTATCCTGCCATTGCCATTGCTAATGAGTTAAAATCTCGTTATCCTGATGCTGAGTTTTTGTTTGTAGGGGCAAATGACAGAATGGAGATGGAGAAGGTGCCTCAGGCAGGATATGAGATTAAAGGGCTTTGGATTTCCGGGATTCAGCGCAAGTTAACACTAAAGAATTTGTCCTTTCCGTTTAAAGTAATTAGTAGCCTTTGGAAAGCTCGTAAAATCATAAAATCTTTTAAGCCAGATGTTGCAATTGGAACGGGTGGTTTTGCGAGTGGGCCATTGTTATATGTCGCTGCTTCTAAAAATATACCAAGTCTCATTCAAGAGCAGAATTCGTATCCAGGGATAACCAATAAATTATTAGCTAAAAAGGCTAAAAAGATATGTGTTGCTTATGATAATTTGGAGCGTTTTTTTCCAAGTAATAAGACTATAAAAACTGGTAATCCGGTGCGCCAGGATTTGCTGGATGTGGATAGTAAAACTGTAGATGCAAAAAACCATTTCAATTTAAAACATGGGAAATATACCCTATTGGTTTTAGGGGGTAGTTTGGGGGCTAGAAGAATAAACGAACTAATTGAAAAAGAATTGGACTTTTTCGATACGCAGAATATTCAGATTATATGGCAGTGCGGTAAGTTATATTATCAGCAATACAAGATTTACAACAATACGAAAAATGTGCAGGTTTATGAGTTCTTGAATGATATGGCAAGTGCCTATGCAGCTGCCGACGTTGTGATATCTAGAGCTGGTGCTAGCTCAGTTTCAGAGTTGTGTATTGTGGGGAAGCCGGTGATTTTTATCCCTTCGCCCAATGTTGCTGAGGACCATCAAACTAAAAATGCTATGGCTATCGTGGATAAAGATGCTGCGATGATTATCAAGGAAGAGGATTTAGAAGTTGATTTTGAAAATAAGTTTTCCCAATTATTGGCGTCTTCTGAAAAGCAAAAGGAGCTAGGTGAAAACATTAAAAAATTGGCTTTGGTTAATGCAACAAAAGAGATTGTAGACGAAGTTGAAAAACTGTTGAGGAATTAA
- the murC gene encoding UDP-N-acetylmuramate--L-alanine ligase, producing MNLKNINNIYFIGIGGIGMSALARYFKANKKLVVGYDKTPTEITDALMGLGIDVHFDDAVENIPVAFLKPEDTLVVYTPAIPKSHYELNYFKNNQFRVLKRSQVLGLITENTFCLAVAGTHGKTTTSSILGHLLYECDVEVTAFLGGVTENYNSNLILNGSKVSVVEADEFDRSFLTLSPNLACITSMDADHLDIYGEAEALKESFVEFTKRIKPKGKLFVKNGLPVKGITYGIEDDSDYSVQNIKIENGTYVFDVKTPKTVLENIQFNLPGRHNLSNALIALAMAVEYGCPYQQLANALASFKGVKRRFTYHIKTNDLVFIDDYAHHPEEINAVHQAVREMYPDKQVLAIFQPHLFSRTLDFADEFAKSLSQFDEVILLDIYPARELPIEGVTSDWLMGKVDNKNKQLVSKESLLDKVLKSKAQIILTIGAGDIGEEVQKIKKGLSVAS from the coding sequence ATGAATTTAAAAAATATAAATAACATCTATTTTATCGGAATTGGAGGTATAGGGATGAGTGCCCTTGCAAGATATTTTAAAGCCAATAAAAAGCTGGTGGTGGGTTATGACAAAACGCCTACTGAAATTACTGATGCTTTGATGGGTTTAGGAATAGATGTTCATTTTGATGATGCTGTCGAAAATATTCCGGTTGCCTTTTTAAAACCCGAAGACACCTTGGTGGTCTATACCCCTGCCATACCAAAAAGTCATTATGAGTTGAACTATTTTAAAAATAATCAGTTTAGAGTGTTGAAACGCTCACAGGTTTTAGGGTTAATTACCGAAAACACATTTTGTCTAGCTGTTGCTGGAACACATGGAAAAACTACAACGTCAAGTATTTTGGGACATCTGCTTTATGAATGTGATGTTGAGGTAACAGCATTTTTGGGTGGTGTGACAGAGAATTATAATTCCAACTTAATTCTAAACGGCAGCAAGGTGTCCGTTGTCGAGGCAGATGAATTTGATAGGTCCTTTTTAACCTTGTCACCTAATTTAGCCTGCATAACCTCTATGGATGCGGATCACCTAGATATTTATGGGGAAGCCGAAGCTCTCAAAGAATCCTTTGTAGAATTCACAAAGCGAATTAAACCCAAAGGGAAATTATTTGTAAAAAACGGTTTGCCTGTTAAGGGAATTACCTATGGCATTGAAGATGATTCCGATTATTCGGTTCAGAATATAAAAATAGAAAACGGTACTTATGTTTTTGATGTTAAAACACCAAAAACAGTACTTGAAAATATACAATTTAACCTGCCCGGTAGACATAATTTGTCGAATGCATTAATAGCCTTGGCGATGGCTGTGGAATATGGTTGCCCTTACCAACAGCTCGCCAATGCTTTAGCATCTTTTAAAGGGGTTAAACGCAGATTTACATATCACATTAAAACGAATGATTTGGTGTTTATTGATGATTACGCTCATCATCCCGAGGAAATAAATGCGGTACATCAAGCGGTTAGGGAAATGTATCCTGATAAACAGGTTTTAGCCATTTTTCAACCACATTTGTTCAGTAGAACACTAGACTTTGCAGATGAATTTGCTAAAAGTTTGTCGCAATTTGATGAAGTGATTTTATTGGATATTTATCCAGCAAGAGAATTGCCCATTGAAGGGGTGACATCAGATTGGTTAATGGGTAAAGTAGATAATAAAAATAAGCAGTTGGTAAGCAAGGAAAGTTTGCTTGATAAAGTACTGAAAAGCAAGGCTCAAATAATATTAACTATAGGGGCTGGTGACATAGGTGAAGAAGTTCAAAAAATTAAAAAAGGATTAAGCGTTGCGAGTTAA
- a CDS encoding cell division protein FtsQ/DivIB, protein MIVLLGLIVFLYAFASHKNAHREISQPNVEFVGENNLYITNENVSKLLIQNYRGAKNVPKETLALNELENALKSNPLVKSAEVYVAVNGELNAKVEQKTPIARVSTNASYYIDDEGLYMPLSSNYSARVPLVTGYVEKNNLTNIFTVAHKIQRDDFLKKHVIEIHQNINKVIYLKLRQCKFVVQLGDVKLLDKKINNLKAFYKKSLKENTLNDYKKVNLQFDNQVVCSKK, encoded by the coding sequence ATGATTGTTTTGTTGGGGCTTATAGTCTTCCTGTATGCCTTCGCATCCCACAAAAATGCCCATAGAGAAATATCTCAACCAAACGTTGAATTTGTTGGTGAAAACAACCTTTATATCACCAATGAAAATGTTAGTAAATTGTTAATACAAAATTATAGGGGTGCTAAAAATGTGCCGAAAGAAACTTTAGCTTTGAATGAATTAGAGAATGCCCTGAAATCTAATCCATTAGTGAAATCTGCAGAGGTATATGTGGCTGTAAATGGTGAACTTAACGCCAAGGTTGAACAGAAAACACCAATTGCAAGAGTGAGTACAAATGCGTCATATTACATTGATGATGAAGGTTTGTATATGCCGCTGTCAAGTAATTATTCGGCTAGAGTGCCACTTGTTACTGGTTATGTTGAGAAAAATAATTTGACAAACATCTTTACGGTGGCTCACAAAATCCAGAGAGATGACTTTTTAAAAAAGCATGTGATTGAGATACATCAAAACATCAATAAAGTCATTTATCTAAAACTCAGGCAATGCAAGTTTGTGGTGCAATTGGGAGATGTAAAATTATTAGATAAAAAAATAAATAATCTCAAAGCGTTTTATAAGAAGAGCTTAAAGGAGAATACGCTAAACGATTATAAAAAAGTCAATTTACAATTTGACAACCAAGTAGTGTGTAGTAAAAAGTAA
- the ftsA gene encoding cell division protein FtsA — MEHNLAVGLDIGTTKIVAMIGRKNDYGKLEILGIGKSKSLGVHRGVVNNITQTIQSIQQAVQEAEVAADIKIEDVTVGIAGQHIRSLQHSDYITRPNSETVIDEDDIDRLINQVHKLVMLPGEEIIHVLPQEYKVDGQAEIKEPIGMYGGRLEANFHVVVGQVSSIRNIGRCVQSAGLNLEGITLEPLASANAVLSQEEKEAGVALIDIGGGTTDLAIFRDGIIRHTAVIPFGGNVITEDIKEGCSIIEKQAELLKIKFGSAWPGENKDNEIVSIPGLRGREPKEITLKNLSKIIHARVVEIIEQVYVEIKNYGHEEQKKKLIAGIVLTGGGSQLKHLKQLVEYITGMDTRIGYPNEHLAGDSDEDITSPLFATAVGLVLDGLQRQDRKKVEAKVIEQERSDAENQQEDVVEEPRRERKSFLDKLTERVKDFLDNAE, encoded by the coding sequence ATGGAACATAATTTAGCAGTAGGATTAGACATAGGAACCACCAAGATTGTGGCCATGATAGGTCGTAAAAACGATTATGGCAAACTTGAAATTTTAGGTATAGGAAAATCTAAAAGTTTAGGGGTGCATCGTGGGGTGGTTAACAATATTACACAAACTATTCAGTCCATTCAGCAGGCAGTTCAAGAGGCGGAAGTTGCCGCAGATATTAAAATTGAAGATGTTACTGTTGGTATTGCTGGTCAGCACATTCGTAGTTTACAACATAGCGATTATATCACAAGGCCAAACTCTGAAACTGTAATTGATGAAGATGACATAGATAGGCTGATTAATCAAGTTCATAAATTGGTGATGTTGCCAGGTGAAGAGATTATTCATGTGTTACCGCAAGAATATAAAGTTGACGGACAGGCCGAAATAAAAGAACCGATTGGCATGTATGGAGGAAGGTTGGAAGCTAACTTCCATGTGGTTGTAGGTCAAGTGTCTTCTATTAGAAATATAGGAAGGTGTGTTCAAAGTGCTGGATTAAATCTTGAAGGCATTACACTGGAACCGTTGGCATCTGCCAATGCTGTTTTAAGCCAAGAAGAAAAAGAAGCCGGAGTGGCATTGATTGATATCGGTGGTGGAACCACAGATTTAGCCATTTTTAGAGATGGTATCATTCGTCATACTGCCGTAATACCTTTCGGCGGAAATGTCATTACAGAAGATATTAAAGAAGGCTGCTCTATTATTGAAAAGCAAGCCGAACTTTTAAAAATAAAATTTGGATCAGCTTGGCCAGGAGAAAACAAGGATAACGAGATTGTTTCCATCCCTGGTTTAAGAGGAAGAGAACCAAAAGAGATTACTCTTAAGAACTTGTCTAAAATAATTCATGCCCGTGTGGTTGAAATTATTGAGCAGGTATATGTAGAGATTAAAAACTATGGCCACGAAGAGCAAAAGAAAAAGCTTATTGCTGGAATAGTGTTAACAGGTGGTGGTAGCCAATTAAAGCACTTAAAGCAGTTGGTAGAATACATCACTGGAATGGATACCAGAATAGGATATCCAAACGAGCATTTAGCAGGGGATAGTGATGAGGATATCACAAGCCCGTTATTTGCTACAGCAGTAGGATTAGTGTTAGATGGTTTGCAACGCCAGGACAGAAAGAAAGTAGAAGCGAAAGTTATTGAGCAAGAAAGATCCGATGCTGAAAACCAACAAGAGGATGTTGTTGAAGAACCAAGAAGAGAACGTAAGTCGTTTCTAGATAAATTAACGGAAAGAGTTAAGGATTTTCTAGATAACGCAGAGTGA
- the ftsZ gene encoding cell division protein FtsZ, with product MSSNKEFESITFDLPKNQSNVIKVIGVGGGGSNAINHMFQQGIKGVDFYICNTDAQALQNSGVPNKIQLGLNLTEGLGAGANPDIGEQSAVESFEEISRMLDSNTKMVFITAGMGGGTGTGAAPIIAKMAKDLDILTVGIVTMPFQFEGRMRLEQSQKGIEKLREVVDSLIVINNNKLREVYGNLGFKAGFSKADEVLSTAARGIAEVITHHYTQNIDLRDAKTVLSNSGTAIMGSSVASGQNRAQDAIRKALDSPLLNDNKITGAKNVLLLIVSGMQEITIDEIGEINEHIQDEAGHGANIIMGVGEDESLEESIAVTIIATGFNIEQQDEISNTETKKVIHELKSEDQDLNTEEKEPVIIAPVIELEKKEEPPVVRHTLDFDVEEEEVSAVKNEVITEEPSKAADNLDLIPTSEIIKNMNVVYEEVKANVEEDEDFIIKPVTKMATDVDDIKDIEVIADTIEEEQQITLTFDLPLSNSVEEVKEDNAQEDVISYDLNEDIKDIPVNDYTELITVTETNEEGDVRYVLDDYTEVESSMNKKQSSEVMEEVENDIVFERKVVHENVVEEEVAEEIDPMNSPISELLKERAEERRRKMKDFNYKFNNAKIDDIEKVPAYKRQGVDISNDKPSENDISRTSVGLDDNDDIQLRSNNSFLHDNVD from the coding sequence ATGAGCAGCAACAAAGAATTCGAAAGTATAACATTTGATCTCCCTAAGAATCAGTCAAATGTAATCAAGGTTATCGGCGTTGGTGGTGGTGGTAGTAATGCCATTAACCACATGTTCCAACAAGGTATAAAAGGCGTAGACTTCTATATCTGTAATACCGATGCCCAAGCATTACAAAACAGCGGTGTGCCTAATAAAATTCAGTTAGGCCTTAATTTAACTGAAGGATTAGGTGCAGGAGCAAACCCAGACATTGGGGAGCAATCTGCTGTAGAAAGCTTTGAAGAGATTTCTAGAATGTTAGATTCTAATACAAAAATGGTATTTATTACAGCCGGAATGGGAGGGGGAACTGGTACTGGAGCTGCGCCAATAATAGCCAAAATGGCTAAAGACCTTGATATTTTAACGGTAGGTATTGTAACCATGCCTTTTCAATTTGAAGGTAGAATGCGTTTAGAGCAATCTCAAAAGGGGATAGAAAAATTAAGAGAGGTTGTCGATTCTCTAATTGTAATAAATAATAACAAACTTCGTGAGGTTTATGGAAACCTTGGTTTTAAAGCTGGTTTCTCAAAAGCCGATGAAGTTTTATCTACAGCTGCTCGCGGAATTGCCGAGGTAATTACACATCACTATACGCAAAATATTGATTTAAGAGATGCCAAAACGGTATTGAGCAATAGTGGAACGGCCATAATGGGGTCTTCTGTAGCCTCAGGTCAAAACAGAGCTCAAGATGCCATTAGAAAGGCGTTGGATTCTCCGTTATTAAACGATAATAAAATTACTGGGGCTAAAAATGTATTGTTGCTTATCGTTTCTGGTATGCAGGAAATCACTATCGATGAGATTGGTGAAATCAATGAGCATATCCAGGATGAAGCAGGTCACGGTGCTAATATCATTATGGGTGTTGGTGAAGATGAGTCTTTAGAGGAATCTATCGCAGTAACTATTATAGCCACAGGTTTCAATATAGAACAACAAGATGAGATCTCTAACACGGAGACCAAAAAGGTTATCCATGAGTTGAAATCTGAAGACCAGGATTTAAACACGGAAGAAAAAGAACCAGTAATAATTGCACCAGTTATTGAACTGGAAAAGAAAGAAGAACCTCCCGTTGTGCGTCATACTCTAGATTTTGATGTAGAAGAGGAGGAGGTTTCTGCTGTTAAAAATGAAGTAATCACAGAAGAGCCATCTAAAGCTGCAGATAATTTAGATTTAATACCAACCTCAGAAATCATAAAGAATATGAATGTGGTTTATGAGGAGGTTAAAGCCAATGTAGAAGAAGATGAAGACTTCATAATAAAACCGGTAACCAAAATGGCTACTGATGTTGATGATATAAAAGATATTGAAGTTATTGCAGATACTATTGAAGAGGAGCAGCAAATCACATTGACATTCGATTTACCGCTTTCTAATAGTGTTGAAGAGGTTAAGGAAGACAATGCCCAAGAGGATGTTATTTCTTATGACTTAAACGAAGACATAAAAGATATCCCAGTTAATGATTACACAGAGCTAATTACTGTTACTGAAACTAATGAAGAAGGTGATGTAAGGTATGTGTTGGATGACTATACTGAGGTGGAATCTTCTATGAATAAAAAGCAGTCTTCTGAGGTGATGGAAGAAGTTGAAAATGATATTGTTTTCGAAAGGAAAGTGGTTCATGAAAATGTTGTTGAAGAAGAAGTTGCCGAAGAAATTGACCCAATGAATAGTCCAATTTCAGAATTATTAAAGGAAAGAGCAGAAGAGCGCAGACGTAAGATGAAAGATTTTAACTATAAGTTCAATAATGCAAAAATTGATGATATAGAGAAGGTTCCTGCTTATAAGCGTCAAGGTGTAGATATTAGTAATGACAAACCTTCTGAGAATGATATTTCCAGAACTAGTGTGGGATTAGACGATAATGATGATATTCAATTAAGAAGTAATAATTCATTTCTACATGATAATGTAGATTAA
- a CDS encoding GatB/YqeY domain-containing protein — MSLQQNIMTALKTAMKAKDQTALTALRAVKSAILLAKTESGAGDDLTEDQELKILQKQVKQRKDSAAVFLEQGREDLAAPELAEAEIISQFLPEALSEAEIEKTVVAVIEQVGAEGMKDMGKVMGIVSKQLAGQADGKTISGIVKAKLV, encoded by the coding sequence ATGAGTTTACAACAAAATATCATGACGGCTTTAAAAACAGCTATGAAAGCCAAAGATCAAACGGCTTTAACTGCTTTACGTGCGGTTAAATCGGCTATATTATTGGCCAAGACAGAAAGTGGTGCTGGCGATGATTTAACTGAAGATCAAGAGCTTAAGATATTGCAAAAACAGGTAAAGCAACGTAAAGATAGCGCAGCTGTATTTTTAGAGCAGGGTAGAGAGGATCTAGCTGCTCCAGAATTAGCTGAGGCTGAAATAATAAGTCAGTTTTTACCAGAGGCTTTATCTGAAGCCGAAATAGAAAAGACTGTTGTAGCTGTAATTGAGCAAGTAGGTGCAGAGGGTATGAAAGATATGGGTAAGGTCATGGGGATTGTTAGTAAGCAATTGGCTGGACAGGCTGATGGTAAAACCATTTCGGGAATTGTAAAAGCTAAATTAGTTTAA